The genomic DNA taatatcggtaaatcttgggtaatttgtttctctagtaccaaaatttgcacggtgaccccctatttttattcttgattttgaaagagaatgattaaaagattccttgaggaaagttagagcaaaagtttaagtctttcactttcgaggtgcatactaccttaatttgtTATTTAATGTGTTAATTGATTAAGACTTTCCTGAGCTCTTCCCTTTCATCACCCAAGGCCTATTCATATGGAGGTGTATCGTttacaataaaatgtgaaatttccaGTATGTACCAAAGaattatatttgtatttgataTTTACCAGTCTCCAGAAGAGCATTAGAAGGCACGCGAAGACATTTTTAGTCAGCTATGGAACACAGCAAGCCCTTCAAAATGAAACATTAATCCACATGACTTAACCGGATGGTATATCATTTTTCTTTGGGTTCTTGctcaaaaacattttcattgctatgaATTAAACAATGACCTCATTCATATTGTAACATCCAGAACCCATGGAACAGCACACTGTACTGTACTCACCCTAAATATTTCAGATTCATACGGATTATCGTTTACCACACTGATAAGTGACTTTCTGCCAAAATTCATGTCtgtaacaggaaaaaaaaagctGATGGGAAATGTCTTTGAAAGTGATTAAGTATATCTCTGATGAAACCGAACAAAAATTACTCTATGAAACAATGTAACCTGCTAGCTTTGCGATGTAATACTGtatgacttttgaccttttACAGTATGCTTTCTTGTAAGACTGAAATCAAGCAAGGTTTTTCCTGGGCCCTCATGTATGATGAAAATTAATGTAATGAAAGAAGATACACTATTAAAGCCCCTGTTACCTGTTTTCATTTTGCATATTACTTACTCAAAAAATACTATTCAATCTTCCAACATTTTTTTTGGATTGCTGTTGTTAAGCCATACAGTCTTTGAACATGTTACTATTTGAATCATTGGCTATGAATTGGGTTGAATAAATTCAGCTGCTTACATGTGTATTTGCagtggccatatttgagttgccactcaaaaattaatttagttGTTAAAATCTTTAAGTTGTGTATTCATtgccaatgtttgaaaaatgttctgTGGGCATGCTTCAGtaaatatttttacattgttGCATTTAATTTCAAACTATCTTATCGAGAAAACTGCAAAAGATATTGCTGATGGGGCTTTAAGAAATGAAGGCATTAGTCAGTGGCGGTATTATTGGACCACACATACAAGGCTCTATACAAAATGCTATGTTAAAGAGATTAATGATATGAACCTTCAACTACATAAGATAAACTATGCAGTGTTCGAATCTGTAGGGTCATAAATGGAACACAAATGAAGAGACATGTACCTCGGAAATAATTCAAGCATCCATAACAGTCAACCCTTTTACAGCCCCAGTACATGTGACAGTAACCACGGTAACAAATATCACCTGAGAAGAGTAAGAGGATGTCAAACTATAATGGAATCAACAGAGTACAACATTATTCCAAAGTAAAAACATCTCCAAAGtgttaaaatgatattttacaacaaattcAAACCAACAAGTCTGAACTTTTTGGTAATGTTTTCTTGTCATATATTGAGTGGATTGACTGAGTGGAAATTATTACTAGACCTTGCAACAGCTGTCTCTGCAtttgacataccggtatatcgACAATGTTTGAAATCCTCTGCCATTTTTTAGGTTGTTGCAAACTTAGAGAAAACAGTACAATGCCTCTTTTGTATGGCTTTGTCAATCCTCAGTTCACATACAATTAGGCaatatttttagacttttttgagtctgagtttgaaaatgaaagtattATTGATGTGTCAGCATAGTCAGAAACACTTATACTATGATCTGGTGCAGTTTTTACAGGTCTTATTCAGCATTTCTCAGTGGCTTTACCGTGATCAAAATACAACATATTGGAACAGACAAGCCACCTAGCACCTGGTACATTTAGTGTCACAATATGAATACTCTAACAAAGCATTGCATTAATTTCTttacttttccatttttttataTGAACAAGTATGAACAAGAAGTCCAGTAAATCTCTGCTGATTCAGGTATTTCAACTCCACCTGAGTGGGGGCACTGTTCTATACAGGATGCTAAAACAAAAGTAGCTACAAAATGAACAATGATGGCACTCTCCACAAAGCCATGAACACTTGACTGTCCCTGTATGTTTTTAGAGGTCAAAACATAAAACATTACCAGAAGCTGACCTTGTCAGTTTGGAATTCATagttgaataattttgtgacaTAGTTTTGTACGAtgtattttccttttttgaCAGACTTGTATGTTTGCTTATTCTGTTATGTACTAGCTACTGATACATGTAACATCTATACCTTTGTACATTTTGGCCGATGGCCAGTAGTACTGAATAAATAAACGAACAAATCACATGTAATAGGAGAAATAACACAATGTTACGATTGGAGAAAAATACTAGGCTGATATTTTATCTGCAAAGCTATATATTGGTTGAAGAGATATTTGTATGCCTTTATAATAGATACCACCGGTACATGTAACAAGAAGATATTATTAATACTGTACAGTACTTACACTGTTGGACTGGGATGTCTGGATTGACAACAGCCCCGGCTCTCCTATCTGGCATGGCTTGCTTACAACAAAGACACatgagatgaacttgaccttgaATACAGGTGTACTCTGGGGGGTCTGGCATGGTCACAGTCTCCCCATCTGGGGTAGTCCTTGTGTTTGTAGGTATAGTGCTGGTTCCTGTACTATCACTGGACGTTGACGGTCTGGCGCCCTCTACAGCTGTGGATGTTGATGGCTGCGGGTCTGATGTAGAGGCTTTGCAAGAGTCTGCTGTTGTTGAATCAGCTGCTGCCACAGACTTGCTGTCACTAGTTGAAGGTTCTGCTGGTACTGTTGTAGTACTTGTTGATGCTGTTGTAACTGTTGTAGTATTTGCTGTAGTAGTAGCTGCTGCTGTCATATTTACATTTCCAGGACACTGCCTGCAGATAGTCGGTGGTGGCCTGTGGTAGCGACAACACTATCTCATCAATACAGGCAAACAAAAGCTGACAGCATAGGCAGATGACAAAGTGCATTTCAGAAATCAGGAATTCATATAGAATCTAATTATGCCTGAAGCTTCCTTTTCAATCAACAATGCTCATACATTCCAAAGTAAACGTATAAAAAAGATGTAGAAATATCTTGGTCAGGTGATATAACATATTTTGGTTTGTAAAACAGTTGAGGCAGTGATAACATCATGATTCTTCTCATCATGATCATCACACAGATTGATTTACAGATTCAGTTTTGTATGAGTATCCTATCATCTAAAACTTGAAACAGTCACATTTTTTGTTGGACATGATAGACAACTCATACACAGCTGAACTGATCAGTGTAGAAAGGTTCCGTGGTCGACTGAGCGTGTTTTTTGAACAAATCCTATTCTGTGTGCTTGCTGTAGTCATTTGATGATTGTCATGTATCATAAATGACAAGTCACTAGTTGCAACATGCCGTACCTTGCAACACCGAGTCCAAACAACCCTCCGACTGCCTGGACAATTCTAACACCAAAACCAGTAGTAGGCCTGTAATAATAACAAGGTTGATTGATCAGACACCATCGTTCATTAGAATGACTGTAACACCTTGTCAATGGtctaagaaagaaaaaattaaatgtaaaatttataacGATAGAAGTCACATGAAATCATATTCGCATTTTAGCTGGAAATGAACAAATAACATGCCCATAAGAGTGATACTGCGCCACCTCATTAAACACAGCCACAGCTAATGCAATCATTTCTGTAAGAAAATGCTTttgacaagtttacattttgctgCTATGCAAATATCAACAATGCTGCAATGCAAATATGGAGGTTGTATGACAGTATGACATAATTATTATCATGATTACATGCAACTGTGGTAAGACTAATGATTCTTTAAAGTAGAGCTCTGTCTGAAATCATCTCAATGGAGATCCCAGGAAAACTATTTCCCATTATCAGTAACAAGGTCTCCGTTTTATTGATTATCATATATGTTGAAAGAATCAGATAACTTCATGAATTTCAGATGGTACAGGTGAACATGTACTATCATGTCCCCTCCTTCTGAATGTTCAAAGCTGTGTTTGGCTTGTTACAATGATTAACGTAGCAAAAGAAATGTTACTTTCTCTGAACCATGCAAAATTATCAGTCACACTGGAGAattcaacattcaacaatacaatCATATCACAGCAGTGATGATGAATGACAACCTAAGGTAACATCAGTGAGCAAAATACCGTATCTCCAAGTACTGAGTTGATATCGTGGTTTTCCACAGAGAAAGAGCAGATTCTTCCCCACAAATGGATTTCCTCAGAAAACACCAGAGGTGAATTTTATATTGGATGCTGAATCATCCAAGTATTTTGTCAAATCAATCTGAAACCTTCTACCTACACATCATAGTGATCATCATTGTCATTATCCGCATCTTCATCTTcctcatcgtcatcatcatcgtagTAGTCATATGAACCTCGCCCTCGCACCTTTGGTTGCAGCTTTAACAAAAAAGAGAACAAAAAATATCAGCATTTTGATTGTTGAGAGCTTTACAGCCAATGTGGAATTCCTGGATATATACCATTGAGAAATGTTCATCAGATCCAATGAAGATTTGTTTCATTTAATAAATGCACTTAGCCTTTCGGACAGAaaagggctcgaaattaacttttttccctggtagtccaattgggctaccattttttgaagttggtagcccagcgacaaggtctggtagcccatgcatgaatgaagagggtttttttgtaaaggatatttttatttatatctagacaatgaacgatttattttgcataattcTATCCAGTAAGTGAATTTTCCAGtcctttgacatcaatacctgcagatcatagccttaggagaacggtatagcatgtgtacgGTAGTGGAAAAcagtgacgcctcaaagtttgacgacctattcacacatacgcagaccttatgtgcaaattttgatgttcgcaatgacaaatacttttcactcagcatgtgtaaacataacatggctaaaaatagattggctatgaatttcaggatgacaacttggtacagtcatgttcctaatactttcgtggcaattttgactatatATCCCCACCATATCAttggatgatctcgtacacttcggaaagcgtaagttgtggatggcccgacagctttttctttgcagtttgaataattttgtgtttaattgtgactgataaattgtgattaaatgactatgaaaatgaattttcattggccatcatttcccgagcctgtcatcaaagtacatcagttcagataatgatattttattgaaagtttgtcgacatgtcctttctgtgtccagctgggttgactgtatgagcgtcggtcatctcacagcgatcaacatcatgtcgcccactaagtaatgTCATGTccaaggctttggtagtccgtgtggactaccattttatgggttttggtagccccagggaaaagttggtagtctgtggacgcgggactaccgctaatttcgagccctgtttcACAGTGGATGCATGTAACAGAATAACAGATCAAAAGCGTTACAATAAAACAGGGATACATTTGAATGCAAATTAATAACAAGGAGTGCCATTTTCTTGCTGCTATGACATTGGTTTATGATTGGTTGCATGACAGAGTTAATAAAACACTTGTCTTTGATTCTACTAATAATAAATAGATCCCTATGAACTTACCATGTCATCAGTGATTTTGTTCTGGGCATTTAATTCTCTGATTTCTTCATCACTTCGCCTCTTTTCTGATAAACAAGCATAGACATGATGTCAAACATTTGTCAATCACAATACGAATGCTACATCAGTGATACAACGAGATAAAAACTTAATGTTAGTTTTAATTCGTGATTGACTACCTTTCAGTAAAGTAACAGAGGTAAAATTATAATGATCCTCTATAATGCACATGTATTGAATAAATAGCTATGCCCTCATGTTGCATAAGAATGACATTGAAAACTCTGCATATCGTACTACCAATGCATTtcaaatttctgtaaaatggtTTCATTCAAAAGTGCACTTTACTGTCAGATCCTCTGAACCAAAAATCTATCTGAGAAGGAGTTAGCATAAATCAGATACATTAAAAGGAATTGAATGAAGGTGTATACATGCAGTGGTCATTTCTTGTACCTGGATGTTCTTTGAGATAGGCTTCTACTAAATTGTTGACGATATGGTTACGGCTAAGCCTTGTCACTCGGTTACGGCACTGTTGGGAAAACACAGGAAAGAAATTTAGGCATTTCAATACACATGTAGAACCATACAGAAACTGTATATACCATCGACCACCAGTTAGCTAGTGAATTCAACATGTGATTTGTCAGTAAACTGCCTGGTTTGCATGACCTGAGATGTGTTATGTTACAGTTAGTAGTGTATCTGCAGGTGTGAAAGTCAGTGGACAGTTAAATGTTCACACTTAAAACATTTTTCACGAATGAAACATTTTCACCCCTTGAGTTTGTTCACACCTCCAGCTATTTAAATGCCTGCATTTGGATCTTTCTGTCAGATCAAGTGTGGACACTGATGAAGGACAAGAGATTTGTTCGAAACATGTCTGTTTGCTAATTCACAGTGGACGAAGAgaacttttctgtacttcaATCATTAACAATGCCTTCATGTCAGCATGGAGAGCCATGCATGTTGGATTTCTTGTTCTGGAAATTATGAATTGCAATAatcaaaactaataaaatttctcTAAGTTTACAAAAGATGAGAAGAACAATTCACATCGTTGAAACTTACTGACGGACATTCATTAGATTGTTCCATCCAGGGAGAGTAACAGGCAGCACAGAAAGAATGCATACATGGTTGTAAACTGCAGAGAATTAGTGAGACAAACAAATATTAAGTCATGTTAAAAGCTGAGTAttaaaattttgagattttatgGAGATACCAATAGAGCTTAGGTTTTTGAAGTCATGATCTAGCATAAACCTGTTGTTCATATGATGAAAATATTCTGCAAAACTGCTTTCAAATATCACACTGTGAGTTACTTTCCTTTATAGTTTTACTGTTAAAAGGTCAGTAAAAAGAGTGAGAGAAATAGTgtttaaagccgcaattttcaatcccaggttctcaaATTAGTGGGGTTCTCCTACTAGTCAAaaacttggccagtacgatgtttgatttctataacattaattacacaaactgatctcaaccttttgtcaccttttgctaatcctgcaaacagagtttatacaagcgtttgattgacgattggttcaaatcgccaacggtcattgattccacaccaccaacgctcgaatttcataaaaattgtcttccagtcgcattcgaatttgaatataaccacaaaattttatTAGCAGCAgcttcacgctgaccgcttagcagtctgtctgcgtttttgtggcctgaaaaaaactaaaaagtggcattttctggaatGGTGCCcgcatgttgcctgtttggtgtccacttacacaatgaacgccgccataggttggcgcccttttagagggaggctccgcctttaaagaTGACCATAGATTTCTCTGAATCATTACACTACATCATGTGATGTCAAAATGCCTTCACTTTTATATTTACCTGATACAGTCATGCAGCATATCTTGACATATCCCACAAAGCAATGCTTCTTCCATCTCATCTCTCTCTACATCTTTTCCATAATCTCCTGCTCCACGAAGCACCCTGTCAGTTTCCTTGGCAACAGGAATACCTCCTGTCTGTTTGTCCATCTCACTACAATCTGCCTCTATCGCCTTAGCTTTCCTTTCAGCTGCTGCGTTTTCCTTCTCAAGGTCTCCATCTTTCTCTTTCTCAGCTACGTCTATGAAAAATACAATCATTGAAAAATGGTTTAAAATAGTAACTCTACCACATTCAACTTAATCAGCATGCGATATTTGAAGTATTTTCTGTAAATCTGGTAACTTTGATTGAAAAATGTCTTCCCATCATTCCATCAGGGCACAGGGGACTAAATATAAACACCAGATATTTGAGTTATGAAAAATTATTGCAAATTTAGGTAAATATATATTCATGTTTCATAATACCCGGTACACACCCTGTTCtttgtttgtctttgtttcCTGTCCGTCATCTTgagttacatttttttcttctggagctgttttcacaatttgtgaTTTGCTGCATGTACCCGAGGTGCCTGGTTTTGTGTCCATTTCTTCTGAGTCTGATTTGGTTTTCTTCATAGCTGGTTCTTCGACAATGTCCTCATCCTAACAGAACATGAAGATCAATTCAGGAAGAATGCCCCATGGATACAGATATTCAGGttctcaaatttttactattttggttTAATCTACCGCTAGTGGGgaattcattttaaatctcttggtgTGGtataaattttcaccatcttagattttcaaaaatcaaaaattgtatttttacccTCATAGCTAAGACAGGGATAGCTGCCttgtttgaaaatcaaataatgGTTAATGtcaggtagtttgtttctcttacaccaaactttgcaccgcaacccctgatttttattctaaatTTTTGGTGAGAATATGGTTGATAGTATCAtttatgaaagtttgagcaaaagtgtcaCTGTCCAAGTGCATACTGCTTTTAACTGCAGAaaatcaaaaagaaaacaacacaGTCATGCAGCTACATTCATGACACTCAgagaaataattcaaaattgaaaaatagtaTTTCACCATCACAGGCAACTTTTGGAATCCATAtcaattttctttgatacaagTATGAAGCCAGCATTTTACCTGTTATTCAGATCAGAGACTACGGTAACTGCTTACGGCTCTGATAGAAGTTTACATTTTGTTCTGTATCATCATGTTTCGCTTATTAATAAACTCTCAATGGAACATTATGCTGATTTGGGCAATTTATCAAGACGAGCCAGCAAtgcaaaatgtgtgaaatgtaTCTTAAATTTAGTGAAAATGTTGAACAACAGATCACGGCCTcccttatttcaaaatattcaatattaaaatatcagaCAACAGTCCattgtttttcatttattttcgttACCAAACTATGCACTGCAACTTATTTGTGATAACCATGATTGACAGAGTCTAAGTTTATCTCAAGTACCGAGGAGTGATATCTCTTTGaaaacatttatcatgataagCAAGACACAAACTATCAAAACAATAGTTGACCTATTTTCCATGTTGGTAATAGCAAACTGAATTTCAGAGAAAAGACAGGGAGTCTTCAGGGTGAAAGGTCACAGAAACATACATTGTGACACAGGTCAATGCCAACATGACACGGAGGTTAGTTGAAGAGCAATAGGATATCACAACATAACAACTTGAAAGGTGAGGCAGCTTCTCTATCAtcacttgatatttttgttgatatTCAGGAAAGGAAAATATTTGAGTGACAAAGCTAACCTTAGTGTGAGATCTTTTCACACTGACTGAGGTCTCCATGTCTTCTGACACATTGTATTCCTGGGTCTCAGTATCTATGTTGAATCAAAGTTAGAAAATCATCACTATTTTCACTCATAGTTCACCATTTCATGAGATAAGTTAGCAGGTATCATTGAAGAGAGCTGCATTTAATGCATAAACAATTAGGTAAGCTGTTATCTCTGGTTAAACTTTTTATTTGATGCACGTGGATTTTAGACAATTCTCGAACATGCTTTCGAGTATTTAGTTGAACTTTGGCTTTTATGGCCAATGAAGTTTTATTGAAGCTGTTGGAAAATTCTGCTGTGTTATGACCTGAAAGCTGACCTGAGACATTCAATGTTGCCATGTGCATTCTACCTGGAGGGCCATACACAGCAGTTCaatgattggtcagctatagaAGTATGGTAATATTTTCCATGGCAACTTTTTATCAAATCACATTTCATGTAAGTCCAACAATGCAAGGTTTGACCAATAATTTGAACAGTGAGAAAAACAGTATGGCATGACCATTATAAATGTTGGAAAATACTCCTTTCATTTAGAGTGGTTGAAGCCTTTGGTAAATCTCTAATTTTAACCAGCTACTTGTACAGAACAATGCTTTTCCTTCATACTTAGGTATAGAGTTCGAGTTTATCAAGTATGGAGTTTGAGGAagttcaaaaataaattgtcgAATTCCCAGGGCAATGATTAAACAGGACCTATAGTAAATTGATGAGTGTACTTGACCAGTGtacaaaaacaaatcaaagtacattcCATAATAGCATAGCGCCAAAAGGATAGGTCGTGATAACAGCATGGACAGTAAATGGTCCAGGCGTGGTGGTGTGTGTGGGGATGAACAGTCTATGTTTTACAGACTATGATGAAACACGACATGTCTTGGAGAACGATGGTCTACTGGATTATCTCAATCTGTGATTTAGCAAATAAAAGGACACTAGGATGGGATTGATTTGTTCTCATAAAGCCCCAGTAActgtgaattttatgcattattttcataatgttaTTTTCAAACCTAAGTTAGTTCAAGTGAATGTGCTAACTGACGGACacgtatagaagtatcactgctcactgatttggaccatgcctgtGCATTTTAAGAGGTTAAATGAATAATAAAGGGATGCTGCACTCACAATccatggaaaagtacaaaaaatgtatttcctgcacatacacatcatgatcataaacaagcatgatgccatttacttgaatgcacaacaaacgatggccaacattttgttgttgtaatctttattttctctgtccaatgatgagtttttaaaaatggcgggaaatctaaaatgatgttacaacatttgaatttacatgccactttcaacatgtatgacagtgttatacactttttcattcttaaatcggtcttattcaaagaaaactcttggaaaattgaggatattttgagatcagtttattacacacttgcagctattggggctttagcCCTTTCCCCACCACAATTTGGTATAAACCCCTTGCTATCAATGGCACAGTTggacatatacatgtaaacaGGGAAACAGGGTGAAAGAGTTAATCTgaaattatgtgtacaagaaatattTTGTCTTCTAACTAATGCCCAGTGTTCCCCTTCATTGTTAGTTTTGGGTGAATATTAATTGAATGGGTATATGGGATGTCATGTATTACAAAACTGGAATTGCATGAACATTTTGTTTTCCTTAAAATACAtagaacaatacaatgtacagcACAGAATGTCTAAGTCAGGACTTCAGAAAAGTCCCCTTTATATATTTCAATCATCCaagatcaatcaatcaatcaatcaatcaatcaatcaatcaatcatataGATTTTCTATAGCACCAAACACCAAAATGCAGTTGTGTTCAATGGTGCTTTACAGAGTCAGAGATGTTCTCAGTATGCTCCACTAAACAGAAAAGTTTTGATGTTCTTCTTGAAAGTATCAAGAGTAGGTGACTGGCACACTTCTAATGGGACATTGTTCCAGGTGAGGGGTGCAGTGTGTGAGAAGGCATGATTGCCATAGGTTTGTTGATTACTCCCTGGTAAGCATATcacttatgaactgtcaaaaaagttgaaatccctAATAATTCAACCActtaaattattttggctttgttaattt from Ptychodera flava strain L36383 chromosome 12, AS_Pfla_20210202, whole genome shotgun sequence includes the following:
- the LOC139145730 gene encoding E3 ubiquitin-protein ligase CHFR-like isoform X1 encodes the protein MSSDGGAWSQIVSTTDIDTPPIQIVKDEFVIGRAKACDLSLNGNKLVSARHCKIIRDPETKEVWLEDSSTNGTYINMKTRVSKGQRVEINHGDEIHIVLFKDQEEKNVAYLFQDLAILELEMMEETLEYGDEKSSDTETQEYNVSEDMETSVSVKRSHTKDEDIVEEPAMKKTKSDSEEMDTKPGTSGTCSKSQIVKTAPEEKNVTQDDGQETKTNKEQDVAEKEKDGDLEKENAAAERKAKAIEADCSEMDKQTGGIPVAKETDRVLRGAGDYGKDVERDEMEEALLCGICQDMLHDCISLQPCMHSFCAACYSPWMEQSNECPSCRNRVTRLSRNHIVNNLVEAYLKEHPEKRRSDEEIRELNAQNKITDDMLQPKVRGRGSYDYYDDDDDEEDEDADNDNDDHYDVPTTGFGVRIVQAVGGLFGLGVARPPPTICRQCPGNVNMTAAATTTANTTTVTTASTSTTTVPAEPSTSDSKSVAAADSTTADSCKASTSDPQPSTSTAVEGARPSTSSDSTGTSTIPTNTRTTPDGETVTMPDPPEYTCIQGQVHLMCLCCKQAMPDRRAGAVVNPDIPVQQCDICYRGYCHMYWGCKRVDCYGCLNYFRDMNFGRKSLISVVNDNPYESEIFRNYMEDNNLTVKDVLRECLVRLDRGEYVTTDAHNFRGQKGSDVRICYPCGLRNFKELAYQFRRDIPRSELPASVTSRPDCYWGKNCRTQRSRPHHAGRFNHICEQTRHEDIVTTNPESQLMQDVSDTLLDYDLYLDAWIEYKAFCVI
- the LOC139145730 gene encoding E3 ubiquitin-protein ligase CHFR-like isoform X2 produces the protein MKTRVSKGQRVEINHGDEIHIVLFKDQEEKNVAYLFQDLAILELEMMEETLEYGDEKSSDTETQEYNVSEDMETSVSVKRSHTKDEDIVEEPAMKKTKSDSEEMDTKPGTSGTCSKSQIVKTAPEEKNVTQDDGQETKTNKEQDVAEKEKDGDLEKENAAAERKAKAIEADCSEMDKQTGGIPVAKETDRVLRGAGDYGKDVERDEMEEALLCGICQDMLHDCISLQPCMHSFCAACYSPWMEQSNECPSCRNRVTRLSRNHIVNNLVEAYLKEHPEKRRSDEEIRELNAQNKITDDMLQPKVRGRGSYDYYDDDDDEEDEDADNDNDDHYDVPTTGFGVRIVQAVGGLFGLGVARPPPTICRQCPGNVNMTAAATTTANTTTVTTASTSTTTVPAEPSTSDSKSVAAADSTTADSCKASTSDPQPSTSTAVEGARPSTSSDSTGTSTIPTNTRTTPDGETVTMPDPPEYTCIQGQVHLMCLCCKQAMPDRRAGAVVNPDIPVQQCDICYRGYCHMYWGCKRVDCYGCLNYFRDMNFGRKSLISVVNDNPYESEIFRNYMEDNNLTVKDVLRECLVRLDRGEYVTTDAHNFRGQKGSDVRICYPCGLRNFKELAYQFRRDIPRSELPASVTSRPDCYWGKNCRTQRSRPHHAGRFNHICEQTRHEDIVTTNPESQLMQDVSDTLLDYDLYLDAWIEYKAFCVI